One genomic segment of Hordeum vulgare subsp. vulgare chromosome 2H, MorexV3_pseudomolecules_assembly, whole genome shotgun sequence includes these proteins:
- the LOC123429434 gene encoding NAC domain-containing protein 92-like yields MSDVTAVMDLGVEEPQLSLPPGFRFHPTDEEVVTDYLTRKVLHESFSCQAITDVDLNKNEPWDLPGLAKMGEKDWFFFVHKGRKYPTGTRTNRATERGYWKATGKDKEIYRGKVLVGMKKTLVFYTGRAPSGGKTPWVMHEYRLEGQLPHRLPPTAKDDWAVCRVFNKDMAAAKNAPAQMAPVANGAMEDPLAFLDVDGFVNYDELLNNAGLLDDADLPMLMDSPSASGADDFAGASSSTTSTALPFDLDTEHLTIKTEPPVPQQQMQSPNYFFMPATTANGNHGGAGYSPYQGAMGVDQQTAIRRHCKPEVASSSALLSPSLGFFDTCALAGAADTSFPMMPSSRSYVDLEELCRGEPPMDFSNMW; encoded by the exons ATGTCGGACGTGACGGCGGTGATGGATCTGGGGGTGGAGGAGCCGCAGCTGTCTCTTCCACCGGGGTTCCGGTTCCACCCCACCGACGAGGAGGTGGTCACCGACTACCTCACCCGCAAGGTCCTCCACGAATCCTTCTCCTGCCAAGCGATCACCGACGTCGACCTCAACAAGAACGAGCCGTGGGACCTCCCTG GCCTGGCGAAGATGGGGGAGAAGGACTGGTTCTTCTTCGTGCACAAGGGCCGGAAGTACCCGACGGGGACGCGCACCAACCGGGCCACGGAGCGCGGCTACTGGAAGGCGACGGGGAAGGACAAGGAGATCTATCGCGGCAAGGTCCTTGTCGGCATGAAGAAGACGCTCGTCTTCTACACCGGCCGCGCCCCCAGCGGCGGGAAGACGCCGTGGGTGATGCACGAGTACCGCCTCGAGGGCCAGCTGCCCCATCGCCTTCCCCCCACCGCCAAG GACGATTGGGCTGTTTGCCGGGTGTTTAACAaagacatggcggcggcgaagaATGCGCCGGCCCAGATGGCGCCGGTGGCCAACGGGGCCATGGAAGACCCGCTCGCGTTCCTCGATGTCGATGGCTTCGTCAACTATGATGAATTGCTCAACAACGCCGGCCTGCTCGACGACGCCGACCTACCGATGCTCATGGACTCTCCGTCTGCGTCTGGCGCCGACGACTTCGCCGgcgcttccagctccaccaccagcACCGCCCTGCCGTTCGACCTGGACACGGAGCATCTGACCATCAAGACGGAGCCGCCGGTGCCGCAGCAGCAGATGCAGAGCCCCAACTACTTCTTCATGCCGGCGACGACGGCCAACGGCAACCACGGCGGCGCCGGGTACTCACCCTACCAGGGAGCCATGGGCGTTGACCAGCAGACCGCGATCCGCAGGCACTGCAAGCCGGAGGTGGCGTCTTCGTCGGCGCTGCTGAGCCCTTCGCTCGGCTTCTTCGACACGTGCGCGCTCGCCGGTGCCGCGGACACATCATTCCCGATGATGCCGTCGTCGCGGTCATACGTCGATCTGGAGGAGCTGTGCCGGGGTGAGCCACCCATGGACTTCTCCAACATGTggtag